The Bradyrhizobium oligotrophicum S58 genome contains the following window.
TGAACGGCGAGGAGGAACCCCAGTATCGCGGATGCAGCCAAGAGGCTCGCAAGGTCAATGATGACCGCGGACCGCTGGATCAAAAAGATCGCAAAAGCGGTTGCGGCTACGCAGAGGACCCATACGCTTGCTTCCACAAGTCCGGTGGCGTGCCTTGCTTGGGACGGCCAGGCGCAAACCATCCGGGGCGAAGGTTGTAGACGACGAGACATGGAGCTTTCCGTCCGCGCTCCCGCGGTGGTCGGTCGATGCTTCTCCTCGATCCGCGCCATGGCGGATGACAAGAAGTGGCGGCGGCGAAAGAATTCCGGCAATAGGGCGCCTATGGCGGGCTCCATCATGGATGTCCGCTCCTGTGTCAGTCTGTTTCGAATTGTTTCCGTCGATCCGTACATACGTAAAAGGGACGGACAGAGGCAATCTCAACGTGTATTTTATTATGATACCGTGCCGGGATGCTTAATGATCTTCTACCGCGCTTTGCGAGATGCGCGTTGGGCCTCGTTCGGGCAACCCCGTTCGGAAAAGCCGCCATCACGTGGCGAGGAATTCGAGCAGTGTCGTAGCTTGGATGGAGAGACGGAGTCTTGATATGGACTGTCTCTGCGGCGCCGATGTTTGATCCAGGCTTTCAGAGATTGTCGAATATGCCAGTTGTTCCGGCGAGACCGGATGTGCATGCCGTAACGACTCGCAATGATCTGGTTCGCGATGATCGCCGGAAGCCTTGCGTGATAGGGGGCTGTGATGCCGTGCTTAACGGTGGGCAAGGTCAGGTGGGTGTCAAACAGCGGCAGTTGAATGAACTGGCCGAGCCGCGGGCCGATCTCTTCGTCGATCTTGCGCGCTGCCGGCCATGACGTGTCGCGGGGGGTCTCCAACGGACGGTCGTGATCCCCTGCGGATGAATGCACTCATGACGCGAACTGCTTGGGTATTTCGCGCGTTCAAAAATATCCTGGATGAAAACGTGGCAGATCTTGTCTAATCGTTTCCCGTGGTACATGAATCCTGTGCGACTTGAGGTAGTGCTGGGGCGATGGACGCGGGGCAGAGGGATACGGGGCTTGACTGCCTGACATTGCTGCTGCGGTTCCATCAGGTTGCCGTCGATCCGGCGCAGATTGCACATCAGCTTGCGGGAGAGCCGGTCGGCGTGACCGAGATGCTTCGCTGCGCCAAGCAGCTGAAGCTCAAGGCGCGTGCGGTCCGCCAGAGTTGGGACGGGCTTGCCAAGCTGCCGCTGCCGGCGATTGTGGCGCGGTCGGATGGCACGTTCGCCATATTGGGACAGGTCACCGCCGAGGCGGCGTTGATCCAGGACCCGCTGGTCCACCGGCCGCAGAGCCTCAAGCGCGCCGAGTTCGAATCCAATTGGACCGGCATGGTGGTGCTGATGGCGCGCCGCGCCTCGCTCACCGACCTCGCGCGGCGATTCGACATCACCTGGTTCCTGCAGGCGATGCACAAATATCGCCGGCTGCTCGGCGAGGTGCTGCTGGCCTCGTTCTTCCTGCAGCTGTTCGGCCTGGTTACGCCGCTGTTCTTCCAGGTCGTCACCGACAAGGTGCTGACGCATCGCGGCTACACCACGCTCGACGTGCTGGTGTTCGGACTCGTCACCGTCACCATCTTCGAGACCGTACTCGGGGGTCTTCGAACCTACGTCTTCTCCCACACCACCAACCGCATCGACGTCGAGCTCGGCGCGCGGCTGTTCCGGCATCTGGTGGCGCTGCCGATCGCCTATTTCGAGGCGCGGCGGGCGGGCGATTCGGTGGCGCGGGTGCGCGAGCTGGAGAACATCAGGAACTTCATCACCAGCTCGGCGCTGACCCTGGTGATCGACCTCGCCTTCACCTTCGTCTTCCTCGGGGTGATGTTCTACTATTCGCCGTTCCTCTCCTGGATCGTGGTCGGCTCGTTTCCGTTCTACATCGCGCTGTCGGCGGGCGTCACCCCGATCTTCAAGAAGCGGCTCGATGTCAAGTTCGATCGCGGCGCCGAGAACCAGGCCTTCCTGGTCGAGACCGTGACCGCGATCCAGACCTTGAAGGCGATGGCGATCGAGCCGCAGATGCAGCGGCGCTGGGAGGAGCAGCTCGCCGGCTATGTCGGCGCCAGCTTCGATGTGCTGTCGCTCGGCAACTGGGCGAGCCAGTCGGTGCAGTTCATCAGCAAGATCGTCACCGCGCTGACGCTGTATTTCGGCGCGCATCTGGTGATCGCGGGAGACTTGAGCGTCGGCGAACTGATCGCCTTCAACATGCTGGCCGGGCGGGTGGCGCAGCCGGTGCTGCGGCTGGCGCAGCTGTGGCAGGATTTTCATCAGGCGCGGCTGTCGGTGGCCCGGCTCGGCGACATTCTCAACACCACGCCGGAGCCGGCCTTCAATCCCGGCCGCGCGGCGCTGCCGCCGGTGCGCGGCGAGGTGGTGTTCGACCACGTGCATTTCCGCTATCGCGTCGACGGGCCCCTGGCGCTGCACGATGTCAGCCTGAAGGTGCCGGTAGGCCAAGTGGTCGGCATCGTCGGCCCCTCCGGCTCGGGCAAGTCGACGCTGACCAAGCTGATCCAGCGGCTCTACGTGCCGGAGAGTGGCCGCATCCTGATCGACGGCGTCGATCTCACGGTCGCCGACGTCACCTGGCTGCGGCGGCAGATCGGCGCGGTGCTGCAGGAGAACGTGCTGTTCAACCGCTCGATCCGCGACAACATCGCGCTCGCCGATCCCGGCATGGCGATGGAGCAGGTGATCCAGGCGGCCGAGCTCGCCGGCGCCCACGAGTTCATCCTCGGCCTGCCGGACGGCTACGACACCATGGTCGGCGAGCGCGGCGCCAGCCTCTCCGGCGGCCAGCGCCAGCGCATCGCGATTGCGCGGGCGCTGATCACCAATCCGCGCATTCTCATCTTCGACGAGGCGACCTCGGCGCTCGACTATGAGAGCGAGAACATCGTCCAGCGCAACATGCGCAAGATCTGCGCCGGGCGCACCGTGTTCATCATCGCGCACCGGCTGTCGGCCGTGCGCAATGCCGACCGCATCCTCACCATCGAGAACGGCCGCTTGGTCGAGGACGGCACCCATGACGAGCTGATCAAGCGGGCCGGGCGCTATGCCAGCTTGCACCAGATCCAGGCGGGGCTCCATGTCGTCGGCTGAGGCACAGAAGCAGGACAACGCGCCGATCTCGCTCGACGCGCGGCGGGGCCGCCGCAACGATGCGCGCGAGTTCCTGCCGGCGGCGCTGGAGATCGTGGAGACGCCAGCCTCGCCCGCGGGCCGGGCTGTCGCCGCCACCATCATGCTGTTCTTCGTCATCGCTATCGGCTGGTCGATCGCCGGCCATGTCGACATCATCGCCTCGGCGCAAGGCAAGATCGTGCCGACCGGGCGCACCAAGACGATCCAGCCGCTGGAGGCTGGCATCGTCGCCGCCATCCACGTCCAGGATGGCGACAAGGTCCGTGCCGGCGCCGTGCTGGTCGAGCTCGACCGCACCGTGACGGAGGCCGAGCGCCGCCGTGTGGCGCAGGGCCTGATGCAGGCGCGGCTGGATGTCGCAAGGCTCGGCGTGCTCCGCGGCAGTTTTGCCGATTTGAACGAGCTCCGGCCGTTGGCAGTGCCCGAGGGGGCCGCGCCCACCGACGTCGCGCGCACCCGGGCCGCCTTGCAGGCCCAGGCCGCCGAGCAGCTGTCGAAGCTCGCCTCCAACCTGCAGCAGATCGCGCAGAAGCGCGCCGAGGCGCAGTCGGTCGAGGCCGCGATCGCGAAGATCGATGCCACCCTGCCGTTCCTGCAGGAGACCGCCGACATCCGCCGCAACGCCAAGGAGATCCAGTACGGCAACCAGATCGCCTTCATCGATGCGCAGTCGCGGCTGATCGACCAGCAGAGCGAACGCATCGTGCAGACGCGGCGCCTCGTCGAGGTCGAAGCCGCGCGGCTGGCGCTGGAGCAGCAGCTGGCACAGACCCGCTCCGGTTTCGAGCGCCAGGTGCTGTCGGACCTCACCGATGCCGAGAAGAAGGCCGAGGAGCTGACGCAGGACCTCGTCAAGGCCGAGCGCAAGATCGCCGAGCAGGTGCTGCGCGCCCCGATCGACGGCACCGTGCAGCAGCTCGCGATGCACACCGTCGGCGGCGTCGTCACGCCGGCGCAACAACTGATGCTCATCGTGCCCGCCGACAGCCAGCTCGAAGCCGAGGCTATGATCTCCAACCGCGACATCGGCTTCGTCAATGTCGGTCAGCCGGCCGAGATCAAGATCGACACCTTCAACTTCACCCGCTACGGCCTCGTCCACGGCAAGGTGCAGAGCGTCTCCCAGGATTCCATCGTTCGCGAAAGGCCGGCGGACAAGCAGAATGGCGGCAAGGCCGGTGGTGCGCTGGCAGAAACCAGCGAGCCGGCCGGGCAGGAGTTCATCTACTCAGCTCGCGTCTCGCTGGAGGAGAAGCAGATGCAGGTCGAGGACAAGATGGTCGGGCTGGCGCCAGGGATGGCAGTGACAGTCGAAATCAAGACCGGCACGCGGCGGATCATCGAATACGTGATGTCGCCCTTGCTGCGCTACAAGCAGGAGAGTTTGCGCGAGAGGTGAGCGCGGGAGCGTTCGTGATGCGCGCGCGGCTAGATGTCGCACGCCGAGGCGTTCGTGCTCTGGGAAACAGTCGGTGCGCGCACGACCTCGTAGTAAAAATTTCAGCTGCGTCCGCGGTTTCGTCTTGAGGTTGTCAGCGAGTTAACGTTGTATGAATGCGGGGAAGGGAGCAGTGGGGCTGTTTCCGATCGGCGTCGACAGAGTGTCGAGCGGCTGCGCATTGCTTCTCGCGAGTGAGAAGCGCGACGCTTGCTCCTATAGGCGACCGGATCGTGTCACGACGGCGGATCGGCGAGCATGGTAGCTCGCAGTCAGTCCGACGGGCTCCTCCTCATGAAGGCGACACGCCCGTTGGGCGAATCGAAACGTGCGGGAGAACAGGTCTGTGGTGAACAACAATCAGAAGGTCGAACCGGCGTTGAAAGCGATCAATGGCGAGGCTGCCGCCCAGCCGTCGGCTGTGAAGGAGCGCGCGCTCGATCCGCATGTGCTGGCACAGATCGCTGCGTTCAAGATGAAGATCCAGGCCGGGGTCGGCGAGGTCGTGCTGGCGATGCTCAATCTGCCGCGCTATCGCAACCAGGCCCTCGCCGACATCATGCATCTCGTGGTCGAGCCGATGACGCGAGACCGCATCGCCATCGCCAAGGCCGGCGGCGAGGGCAAGGTCGAGGAGACTGCGGGAATCGCGATCTGGGCCAGCGTGTCCGACGAGGTCGACGCCAAGATCCGCGAGCAGATCCAGGCCCGCGTCTTCCCGATCCGCCTCAAGCCCGACGACTGGGCCAGCGGCGACACCCACTGGCTGCTCGACGTCATCGCCCCCTCGCAGAAGGTCGCCACCGCCGTGCTCGCGAACTTCAAGCAGGTCGTGAAAGACAAGCCGGTGCGGATTCATCCGATCGTGAGCCAGCTGGTCGATCCGGCGGTGCTGGAGAAGATGAAGGTGCGGCCGGTGGAGCGAAGCGCAAAAGGTCTTTGATTTCAGCTGCACAGCAATCTCGTGCACGATACCCTCTGCAACTCTCCGAAAGAGCTGCTAGCCAGCTCATAACATCAGTCAATTCGTGCAAGTGATCTCGCCCCAGAAATCGACAGATATAGACCAACGTAAAGCGACATTGGTGCCCGTAGTAAAATTCGACGTATCGATGCGTTATGAATCGGATCTTTTGGAGAGCCACGATGCGTCTTGCATTTCCTCGTATCAACAGTCTTGAGGCAGACGATGGCTCGGCTTCGATCAGTTATCTAACTGTCGACATGAATCGCGATACTGGTGGCTTGAAATACAATTTCACCTCCATGAAACCATTCGGAAAAATCGACATTCCCACGACGGTCGCTCTACTGACAAGTTCTAAAGCACGAGATCTGCTCCTTGCCGAGACCGGTTTCGATATATTTGACCAGGATTTGTCAGAGATAGAACGGCGCGTTCGGGAATATGCCGGCCAACACGGGCACACGTTTGAAGTCCGGACATTTCAGGTGCCTGCCACTGCGAACGAGCAAATGATCCGCGTCTTGAGAGATTCGTTCTGCGATCTGTTTTTGGAGTACTGGTCGGCATACCGAAATAGCAGCGGTGATCATACGGACGATTCGGCAGGTCGGTATCCCGACACGCTGCATTTTCGGCCGCAGAATCTGAATAGAAAATTTCACGTAACCCTTCATGCTAAGGGGGGGGCGGGCTGATGGCTGACATTCGGGACTACCCCAATCCGCTTCTGAAAGCATTCTCGGACGCGTTCGATTTAGGTATCGCCTTTGATGAAAAAACGGGCGCTCCGCTTCTCAATGAAGTTGGTCAGTTGATCTCGAACGGAAAGAAGATATCGTACGACGCGTTCAAGACATTCCTGGAAAATGCGCTTCTGGATGACAAGAATTTCTACCGTCTGATGGCGGACGGGAGCTTGGTCAAGCCGACTCTCAAAGTTTTCTATGACGGACAGACGAGCGGCGTCTACAACAGCGTGTTGGCAAACGATTTTGTTGAGCGTGCTGGCGCCTCCGCGGTTTCCATTGACCGAACAATAGTCGGTCAGTTTGTCTTCCGGTCGCAGATCGCGAATTTTATCGATGGGCCATATGACGGCTTGGCTCTCAATCAGAAAGTATCGAAGGCTTATGCTTCAATTCTTCCGGTCGAGAGTAACGTACTTTTCGTCCCAGAGCGGCTTGATCTTGTCCCGGATGGAGGATCTATCCTTAGGGATTTTGAGCTGCCTGAAGCTCTAAAGGTTTCGTCAGATTCCGCAACGTTCGACGGATTGACTAAGAAGCAGATTCTAGAGGCATCTCTCGGCGCGCCGGACGGTCTCGCAAAAAAGCTAGCCAACTTCAGTTCAGTTGCCGATGCGTATTACGATCTTTTCCGGCAGTTTGAGCCGCGGATCTATACATCTGGCGTTGTTGATCCAATTAACGGGAGGCGGATACTCGGGGGTCTTCTTGCGGAGCCGCTTTATTACGACAAGCTAGCTGGAACTAGCCTAAAGCTTGCTGCGCTTGATTCGGGCATGATTTCAGTAGGTAAAGTGCTGAAAGAATTTGCGGCGGGACAGCAAAGCTTCTGGAAGACGATGAGGTTGCTAGCTACTACCTCTTTCGACAAGATCGGTAGCAACCTGATCTCATTGTATGACGGATCCAATGCGGCTTTCGAAAAATCGCTGCAGACGCTTGCTCGGACGATATTGTTTGCCGCAGAAGCATCGGCGACGGTGATCGATCTTGCGGCGACGAGTGTGTCAGACACTTGGCGCAAAGCGCTTGAGATTGCATCCCAAGCAGTAGACGGTGCGCAGGCAGCTGGCGAGGCCCTCACCCGAGACCTTGCGCGCTGGCAGAATGCGTTCTTTGATGCGTTCTCGAATTATTTCGATGGGCTTCCTGAGCCGCTCGTTAAGGCGGGAAAGTCGATCCTTGGGTATTACAAGGCTGCATGGAATGATGTCGTCGGGCTAATCCATTATGATGGGAATCCTGCAAGGTACTCAATGAAATTGACCGGCTTCGCTGCCGGTACGCTGCTCGCGGTTCTTGATGGCGTTGCCGAGTACAAGAAGGCGGGTGGGTTCACGCGAGAGTTTTTTGCTTGGGCTGGGAAAACGGCTCTCATCACGGCGGCGGCGATTCCGGTCGTAGGCGGTCTTTCGACCCTCGCTATTTCGACTTCTCCTGTTTGGGGGACGGTCGGTGTCGTAGCCTTCATCGGCGCAGGCTTTTATTTGGGCGTTCGAGGTGTCGCTGCCAATCTCGTGGAGGCGTTTGCGGATCAGCCGGATTCGCTCATTTATAAGCGAGCCTCGGACGTTCTCGGCTACATGAAGAGCTTTGAAGGCGCCGCGGTATCGTACCTGAAGGAGGCTGTAAGCTTCTTTCCGACGACGACACAGGCCAAGGAGCTCCTGGCTGGCATTGGCAACATCGCGATCGATACATTTCAAGTTATTGGTGCCGGTGGTGTCGGCTATACCTATGATGAGAAGAAGGCTGCGCTATGGGGTTCTGACGACGCGGTCTTGCTCGGCGGCAAACAGGACGACTGGCTATTTCATTCCGGCTTTGGCTCGGCCTTCGGAGAAGGGGGAGACGATGTCCTAGTTGGGCTTTTTCCAAAAGTGCTTCGCGCCGGCGAAAAAGTGGGACCACTTCCTGCCCAAGGGCAGCCGGACACACGACAGGTCGCCAATGGGGAACTCACACTTAAACTTGACGGTGGTTCCGGAAATGATTGGGTTATCGTCGCCGGAGGTGAGAAGGCGACAACGGCTGGCGGCGTGGGCCGGGATTGGATCTACAACACGTCCAACGGCGGGATTATCTACGGCGATACGGTCGATGGGATCGATCCTGCAACCGGCCGGAAAGTTGAAGATACTGCTGCAAACTCGGACAACATCTGGTACTCGCCGAATACGGTCGTCATGGATGCGCAGCATCATGACGTTCTCAAATTCTATGGTCTGACGCTCACCGGGGGCAATGCCGAGGGCGGCATTGCTGGGCTCAACGCGTTCGGCGGCGTTGGTGCAGCCGTTGGCATGGCGAATTTCTACGCTTCGGTCGCTCAGGGCGGCGGAAAGTACGATCCGGCTAAGTCGATCTACTATGACCATCTATTCCCGTGGATGACATATGTATTACGGCCCAACGCGAACGGCGGGCTGGACATGTACATTACGAACCAGTTCGACCAGCTGTTCACGTCCGTTTTCGGCGGCACTGCGAGTGACGCCTACAAGGCGCAGCAAGCCTTGGATGCGCAGGGGATCCTCAAAGGTTGGATGAAGGTCAAGAACTTCGATCTCGTCGGCAGCTATATCGGTTTCCAGCAGGCGGAGCTCACGGGCCAAGGCACCTTCGGCATGGTGTTCAAGGCAGCGAATCCCATTGCCGATCTGATGACTCTCCTGGAGCCGCTACTCGGGATCTACGGCATTGCGATCGCCGCGCAGTATGGCGGCAATACGCTGATCGATCAGGCGGCCACCCTGGGTGCCGCCGTTGCCCGTTTCGCCGAGGGAATGAAGTGGGCCAAGGGCACCGATCCGCTCGTCATCGATCTCGACGGTGACGGCATCGAGACCACCGACATCGCCACCAGCCAGGTCTACTTCGACATCGATCGCGACCTGTTTGCCGAGCGCACGGGGTGGCTGAGCGGCGATGACGGCTTCCTGGTTCGCGACGTCAACGGCAATGGCCGGATCGACGACATTTCGGAGATGTTCGGCGGCGTCGGACAGTCGGGCTATGCCCAGCTCGCGCAGCTCGATTCCAATGGCGACGGCAAGATCACTGCGGCTGACATGCTGTGGTCGGATCTGCGGGTCTGGCAGGACCTCGACGGCGACGGCGTCACCGATGCGGGCGAACTGGAGAGCCTCGATGCGCTCGGCATCGTCAGCCTCGATCTCGGTGCCACCGCGGTCGATATCACGACGCCGCAGGGCGCGCACCTGACCGGCGTCGGCGACGTCACCTTCGCGACCGGAGCTGTCAGGCACATGTTCGATGCCATCCTGGCGTCGAACGACACCGATACCCGCTATGCCGGCGAGGCCGGCCGGGCGGCGTGGCAGCCGGCGGCGCTGCTCGACGTCAAGGGTTTTGGGCGGGTCACCAATCTCGCGGTCGCGACCGCGAACGACATTGCGCTCGGCGAGGTTGTCACCTCCACGGCGGCCGCCATGACGACGCCGAAGCTGCGCACGCTGGTCGCGCAGGTCGGCAGCGTGCTCGGCGCGTGGGGCGAAGCGTTGGAGCAGACGCGCGAGCTGACGCCGGTGCTCGTCGGCACCGATGCGAGTGGCAAGGCCGTGCTGCTCGATCGTGGCGTCTATGTCGAGGATGCGCAAGGAGGCTACTGGACGCTCGCCTCCGGTGCACCGGTGCGCGACGGGCAGGGCCAGCCGGTCCCGCGCGCCACCATGGAGGATGTGCTGGCGCAGGCCGCGGCCACTGGCGCGGCCTGGCGGCTGGAGCAGGCCTGGTCGCCGTCCGATCGCGACGCGGCGCCGGCCGACCGCGATCCCGCGCCCTATCTCACGCGCGTCGTCGACGGCCGCGCGGTTGTCCTCGACTACGGCATCAAGCAGGCCGACGGCAGCTGGCGGCTCGCCTCCGATCCTGCCACGCGCTACGCCAGCAAAGACGCCATCCTCGCGCTCGCTCACCCCGGCGGCACCGAGTGGCGGACCGAGGCCCTCGGCTTCAATCCCTACGCCCATTTGCCGGTCGATCGGATCGGCGTCCGCTTCACCGATGGCATCGCCGTGGACTACACGGTGAAGGTCACGGACCAGGACGGCACGTTCTATGTCTGGGCGCGCAATCTCGATCGCGCGCTGCAGCTCGAATGGAAGACCGGCGACAGCCGCGAGTTCAATCTGCGTAACTACGCGATCGATTTCGATACGCTCGACGAGGTGAACTCGACCGACGATTCCACCTACCGCGTCGAGATGCTGACGCCGGCGCAGTTCCACTTCGCGACCTCGCTCGGCGGCATCGATTTCCGTCCGGAAATGCTGACGGCGCAGTTCGACAATGCAACCGGGCACATCGCCTACGCGGTCGGCCCGGGCGGCAGCGCCAACCTGTCGACCGATCCGGCGCAATATGTCTCCGGCATTGCCTCCATGATCGGCATGCTGCAGCCGGTCATGAGCG
Protein-coding sequences here:
- a CDS encoding type I secretion system permease/ATPase, which produces MDAGQRDTGLDCLTLLLRFHQVAVDPAQIAHQLAGEPVGVTEMLRCAKQLKLKARAVRQSWDGLAKLPLPAIVARSDGTFAILGQVTAEAALIQDPLVHRPQSLKRAEFESNWTGMVVLMARRASLTDLARRFDITWFLQAMHKYRRLLGEVLLASFFLQLFGLVTPLFFQVVTDKVLTHRGYTTLDVLVFGLVTVTIFETVLGGLRTYVFSHTTNRIDVELGARLFRHLVALPIAYFEARRAGDSVARVRELENIRNFITSSALTLVIDLAFTFVFLGVMFYYSPFLSWIVVGSFPFYIALSAGVTPIFKKRLDVKFDRGAENQAFLVETVTAIQTLKAMAIEPQMQRRWEEQLAGYVGASFDVLSLGNWASQSVQFISKIVTALTLYFGAHLVIAGDLSVGELIAFNMLAGRVAQPVLRLAQLWQDFHQARLSVARLGDILNTTPEPAFNPGRAALPPVRGEVVFDHVHFRYRVDGPLALHDVSLKVPVGQVVGIVGPSGSGKSTLTKLIQRLYVPESGRILIDGVDLTVADVTWLRRQIGAVLQENVLFNRSIRDNIALADPGMAMEQVIQAAELAGAHEFILGLPDGYDTMVGERGASLSGGQRQRIAIARALITNPRILIFDEATSALDYESENIVQRNMRKICAGRTVFIIAHRLSAVRNADRILTIENGRLVEDGTHDELIKRAGRYASLHQIQAGLHVVG
- a CDS encoding HlyD family type I secretion periplasmic adaptor subunit, with the translated sequence MSSAEAQKQDNAPISLDARRGRRNDAREFLPAALEIVETPASPAGRAVAATIMLFFVIAIGWSIAGHVDIIASAQGKIVPTGRTKTIQPLEAGIVAAIHVQDGDKVRAGAVLVELDRTVTEAERRRVAQGLMQARLDVARLGVLRGSFADLNELRPLAVPEGAAPTDVARTRAALQAQAAEQLSKLASNLQQIAQKRAEAQSVEAAIAKIDATLPFLQETADIRRNAKEIQYGNQIAFIDAQSRLIDQQSERIVQTRRLVEVEAARLALEQQLAQTRSGFERQVLSDLTDAEKKAEELTQDLVKAERKIAEQVLRAPIDGTVQQLAMHTVGGVVTPAQQLMLIVPADSQLEAEAMISNRDIGFVNVGQPAEIKIDTFNFTRYGLVHGKVQSVSQDSIVRERPADKQNGGKAGGALAETSEPAGQEFIYSARVSLEEKQMQVEDKMVGLAPGMAVTVEIKTGTRRIIEYVMSPLLRYKQESLRER
- a CDS encoding toxin-activating lysine-acyltransferase; protein product: MNNNQKVEPALKAINGEAAAQPSAVKERALDPHVLAQIAAFKMKIQAGVGEVVLAMLNLPRYRNQALADIMHLVVEPMTRDRIAIAKAGGEGKVEETAGIAIWASVSDEVDAKIREQIQARVFPIRLKPDDWASGDTHWLLDVIAPSQKVATAVLANFKQVVKDKPVRIHPIVSQLVDPAVLEKMKVRPVERSAKGL